The Lathyrus oleraceus cultivar Zhongwan6 chromosome 5, CAAS_Psat_ZW6_1.0, whole genome shotgun sequence genome includes the window TAATAACCGATGGATAAAATCTCATTTTTTGCTTGTAACATTTTCACATACATATATCATTTTTACTGGCATGTATCATTTTCACTGGCCTATATCATATTATTATAAATCTATTAACCAATAAATACCATATTTAGATTGTTTTAAATCTTAGTTTCACCCGCCTGGATCATTTTTTTACACAGCAACAACAAAATATGCGACAAAATTGGAACGTGTCATATCATTTAAACCAAAGTTAGAAATTTACATTGTTCTGATCATCAAGATATAATACACACATTTAGATATTTGCACAAAACAAATTAAGGAAATTTACGTTTACAACCAAGAAAAAACTATTGTTTTAGAGAATTATAACAAGATAAAAAAGTTATGGTCCCAACATGATCGGATGTCATCCATATCTTCTTTTGAGTATGGTTTTTGGTTGTTAAACTCCtataattaaaacaaaaattaaattatgataagctaacaacatcaacaacaacaacaacatgaacTTAAGAAGATATAAATTAAGTTGATACTTTATGCTTCATCTGTCCATCCCTAATGCCTGTGGAGACAACATAAAACATATATCTCATAACATAGTATCCACATTAATGGTTGTCGGGTTGTTTTCGCCACTACAAATAATTTTCATATATTTATATCACACTAATACACACAAATAATATAATATCAATaaatgcacaaataatatatTTACTTTTGGGGAAACATAGAATGACCTTTTACCAAGTACATTATGTTTGAGTGCATTATGCTCCTCCATCGCTCTACACATGTCGGTTAAAATTAAACATGAACAAAAACTATTCAACTCTGAAGTTAAAAATAATACCACTTACTCATTCAAAGCGTTAACCACTTCTTTGGACAGTTCAGAGTGCAATGAGCAAAACATAACTATAGTATTTTTCTTGGGACATATAACAATTAGTTGTCAATGTTCACTGCATAAACATTCAGATTAATTAATAtgtataaaattgatttataaatgaAAATACAAATTAATATATACTTTCTTGTGGTAAAACGGGGCCAGATAACAATCTTTGATGTTCCCTTTCAATTTATCTTTTAAGTAAATAAGGATATTCGTTCCTGTCGAACCGTGAATAAGACCCATGTGCGTCGGATCTAAGATGCAATACTTGTTTTGAAGTTTCCTTTCAACACATAAGTCATGGATGTACCtacaaaaaaaaaatctttatgTTAAAGTAGAAGAACGTATGAATGTAAATAGAGATCAACATGAAAACTATACTTACGAGGACCAAATTTGTAATACAGAATTGTCTAGGTACACATTTCCTGGAAAAAAATCCATGGACATAAATCCTAGAAAGTACGAATAACTGAGTCAGATCATGACTTAATTTAATACCCATGCATGGGTCTGGAATACTGTCAATGATCACTCTTGTTCTCTCAATGTTATCTATTTTTAACGGTAAATTCATTTTTTGCGTCATAAGAACAACATAAATAGAATCCAAAATTAAAATACgcaaacaataataacaacaacatacatcTTATACCTCAATCGCATCACGTGTACACTTCTCAAACACCTTCTCCTCAGTCATCCTCTCTAGCTCCTCCTGCTGCTTCTGGACACTCTCCCGCACCATTTGCAACAACCTCTCCCTATCCTCCTCCAACTTCTTAtcctgcttttgtggagaacaaacaatgtctacggtggtctcagagacttatgtctctcactaatgatgatatagtttggtatgatccttctttgagcattttggagattattgattgttgtggtgaattctctaatgtgcctctcattggtacacaaggaggaattaactacaatcctgctttgcCTCGTCGTCgacttgggttccccttgagagacaaacctaataacatgttgttagaaggtcttttctataaagagggtaaagatccccaacatttgaagcagaagattgtgcatgcttggcataatgtgcataggaaaggaagattcgagcttggtccgtgcaattgtgtagctttggaagcatacactctttgggtgaagaagagagctttggagctgaagatgccTTATCattgtgagagacctatgtctatggttgtgaTTGAGCCtttaactctccctaaccaagatatagaggagttggaagacgcactcgtcaagatgaagcaagagaaagatatgtgggaagattgtttccgtgctttgagcaagaagcatgaggagttgcagttggagtctaaggacaatgatgcacttattaagctacttgaagaccgagtgacgaagagagaaagagagccggaggtttcatcttctagcatgcctcatccttccgttgcttggaagaagatcgttgatcagcttgtcctcgagaagactcagatgaaagCTTCTTTTGAGACCAACTCCAAAAGAGCTTTTGTAAACTCTTAGGTAAACAAAACATAAATGTTTCTATTAATTACTTAAATTTTATGTAGTTGAGTTGAATTTCAGACACTCATCAGagtttaaaaaaatatttttttagaGTCAAAATagatttcaaaattaaaaaaaaaaatactGATTGAGGTATGTCTACAAATAGCTGAACTTAAATTCATTAACTCTTGGTGTAAGTCAATTTCTTACCGACCAAACCAACTTTAATTTGCTAACCCTCCTAACTAACTATACAACAACAATACCAATTGCTTACATCATGTTATTGTTATATATATTATCCATCTTTATTGAATCCTATTTTGTTACATTGCATTTGGAAATCAACCATGCACCAACCAAATTAGTTTCCTCTTTTTTCAACATTCGCGGCACTCTTTCATATAAACCTTGCTAAATTTCTATATCTTATTATAAACATCCTTTCATAATTTACCTATATTTTCCAATAACAAcattttataataaaataatgTTAAAAAACATTAAATCTATTAGGAGTCCTTTTATAATAAAACCATCAACCCATCTTGaaaagaaattttcaaatgaTTTAGTGTATATATAAATGATCTAGTGGTGAAACTGACTTATAACATGTGTAAGTTTTTCAAactattttttaattatttacACTGTTTgaacaaaaattaaattaattCAGCAACATTGATTTTGTTAAAATTTGACTTTGACCCATGTTCAATTTTCCTCAAGAAAAAATATAGACAAATATGATCACAATGTTCTGATCACGCCATGTGAGATGTTCAAGAAATCAAAACATGATTCTTCATAATTGGAAGCTCAgaaaactttaaaaaaaaaaaagatgaaaaaacAATTTACATTATATATGATTCTGATCTAAGTAAAAATtctgaaaagaaaaaaaaaactctAGATCTATCTCATGTGAAAATGAATCTCATCAAACAGTTGTAGGTTGAATACAAATCTTTGGATTTTGAACTTGAATCTGTTGAAGCTGTAAACTTCTCAATGGAACACCACTTGATCCTGATCTTCTTTTCCAAAGACTGTTATCACCTTTGCTTCCTTCTTCCATCTTATTCACTCTCTTGATCACAGGCAAAGGAGGATCCATTTCATCAATTCTTATGCCAACAACAACATTCTCATTCCTAACACACTTTTGAATATTACTATTATTGCCTATAACTCTTTGTTTGGTTATGGTGGTGGCAGAAGTAACTGAGGGGGTGCTAATAAGATTCTTACCAGAGAAAAGTTTTTTGAGTTTGGAGTATTTGACAACAGGTGAAATAATGGAACTAGAAATGGTTTTGTTGTTGAAATTAAGTAGTTTGTATTGTGAAGATGGAAATCCAGCAATTTTGTTGTTTCTTTTGACTTGACCCATGCAACCTATTCTTGGTGATAAAGGGTCATTGCAAGAAGAAGATGGATTGATTCTACATCTTGGGAGATTCACTTCTTTGATGGAGGGTTTGGAACATAGCATTGGAAGGAATGTGTTTTTGGGATGGTGGTTGTAAAATTGATGATGGGTTTCAAGTTTTTGATTGCCCATTTTTGTAGAGGATGAGTTTTTAGGACCAAAGTTGAGAGACAAGGTTGAGGATGTTTTGTGTTTGTTTCCTATAAAGAGGGAGAAGTGTGAAGAAGAAAGTGAGAGTGTGATGGAAGAAGGACAAGAACATGAGAAAGTGTCAGAGGAATTGAATAGGTCTCTTCTTTTGGTTTTGGTGATATGAGAGTTTGAGGTTGTCAAATATGTAAAGCTTTGATATGTAGTTTTGTGATTGTGACATTTctatttttataattttttaacAATTTTTTAATGTGAATTAGAGTATCAGTTGAGTTTTTATGAAAATATAAATAAGAGagatataaataaatttaattttttgtatttcgaatatatatatatatatatatatatataatttagATGGTATATGTTTGAATTAGTTCAAATCACAAATATTGATATTATACTGTTGAATATGTTGTCCGAGTTTATATTTAAGATCTCACTGTTGTATAAATTTTTTTATGATTATTGTCACTTTAtttatgtaaaaaaaaaagaattaatCCTCAATTATTGTGTAGGGCTAATTCGAAAAATACCTATgtaaaaaaggaaaaaataatgAATAAGAAGAAAATAATGTGATTATAAAGAAAGAGTCTCATGGAAGAAAGTGTAGACATGCATCAAAATTACAAAGAAAAAGAGAGGAAGGACCACTATGGAGTGTGGAGTGGATTGGTTTTATTTGGAATTTAGCAGAGATCAGATCAAAGAACAGGCTTTGTCTGTTTGATTGAGTATGAACCACTTCACTACAAATTTCATGTGTAGAAAATGGAAAGGACTAGTAAGAATACAGCTAGATAATAGCATATTTTTTTCTATATCTATGCTTGTGGTGTGAGCAACTTTGGTGGGATCTGAATTGAATTGATATAATGGTAGTAAAGTACTCATAACTATAACTGTAGTTTGTAGGGGTAAAGTAAAATCATTGGCTGGGCAAAAGCAACACTTCATTGTCTCCCTTTTAACACTTTGTGTTGGGTTGAATGAATATGAGGATAAGGAGTTAGGATGGAAATAATGTAGAAAAACAAGAGAAAATAGTAGGAAAATAGAGTAGATTTGTTAGTTATTTAAATGAAGAGGAAGGTAGTTTAAGGTgaataaaaaatgtttattttatAAGGTAAAAATAAAGTTTATTAAATGTATTTTTTATTTAACTGACCTTTTTTTTATCTGTGTGACTTGAATAACTTACGATTCACACTTCTTCGAGTATAGTGTAAGAAACTATAATGAAGAGTTTTGCTTATTTCTTTATCTAAATTATTACCTTAAAAAAACATTCTTCTTGCATTGGATTATATATCTAAATATAGATAATTGTATTAGTAAATCGAAAGATTAAGGAAATTTAGGTGTTAAAAATTATGAGAAATTTAACTTGACTTTTCTTAGCAAGTAAAAATGAAGGATTTTTGTCAAAATCCGATTCTATTTAGGTCGAGCTTCTTTCCTTTAGGTATGATGATGTTTAAAGTTTAAATGCTCGAGTCTCCTAGTTCTAAGTTAGAAAAAAAAGGAGTCTATTTGACAAAGGGATTCAGTTGGAAGAAGGTAACAACTTTTAGACTTCTTAGTTCTCTCATTCTATTTCTTGCAGGTTAGGGAAAGGTTCTCCCATGgtttggggggggggggggggggggtacCTTATCTCAACAATTTAAGCACTTACCCCAGTGCTTTTCTTCATCTCGTTGAACCTGACTTTCTTCATGGGTTTGGTGAGTATATCAGCAAGTTACTATTTTGTCTTGCAATGCTCAAGTTCAATCTTTCCTTTGTTAACTTGATCCCTAAGAAAATGATACCTCCTCTCTATGTGTTTACTTCGACCATGACACACTGGATGATTCGTCAGGTCGATAGCTGACTTGTTGTCGACAAACAACTTCATTTTCCTAGGTTCCATTATCTTGAGCCCTTCAAGCAACATTTATATCCATGCAGTTTGACATGTTGCATGTGATGCATCCACGTACTCAGCTTCACAATATGACAAAGCCACAATGTTTTTCTTTCTTGAGCTCCATGAGATTGGTGCACCTCCAATCATGAATATGTAGCCTGCAACACTCTTATTCTCATCTTGATTTCCACTTAAATATGAATCAGTGTAGCCATATATCCTTGCATTTGTGTCGATCTTCTTGTTCCTCGGCATCAACACACCATGATCAAGCATACCTTTCATGTATCTTAACACTCTTTTGATTATTGTTAGATGACATTCTTGAGGCTTCTCCATGAATATGCTCAACAATATGACATTTTGACAAATGTATGGCTTGGTATTGCAAAGATACCTCAAGGATCCAATGATTTGCTTGTACAATGTTGCACTTAGAAAGTCATCATTTATTTCTTTTCTCAACTTTGCTCCAATTTCTAATGGTGTAACAACTACATTACAATTTCTCATCTTGAACCTCTTCAAGATATCTTGGGCATACTTCGTCTGGTGCAAAAATACTCCTTCATTTGTGTCTTTAAAATCTAACCCTAAGAAATATGACAAATTTCCTAGGtcggacatttcaaactcctGCATCAGCTTTGACTTGACTTTTCTTATATATGTTCATTCGCACCTGTAATCAACAAGTCATCTACATACATGCATAAGATGATTTGACTAACCATGTATGTATCATTTACATACAATCCATGTTCAAAGACACACTTTGTGAAACCTGCTTCGATCATCAAGCTATCTATTctcttattccaagctcttgggGCTGCTCCAAACCATAAAGAGCCTTCCTCAAATTGTACACCTTTGAATCCTTCCCTTTGATTTCGAATCCTGGTGGTTGACTGGCATAGACTTCTTCTTCCAAAGGTCCATTCAGAAATGTTGATTTTACATCCAAACGATGTATCTTCCACCCTCTGTATGTTACTGTCAACACAATAAATCTGATGGTTTCCTGCCTCGCCACATGTGCATACACTTCGCCGAAATTAATACTAGGTTTTTTCAAAAAACCTATCGCCACTAGTATTGTCTTATGCTTGGAAATTTCAATGTATGGCATTTGTTTTAGCTTGTAAACCCATTTCATATCAATTGGCTTCTTGACTGAATCTTCGATAAGCTCCCATGTCTTGTTCTTCTCTATTGCCCTGAGTTCTTCTTTCATGGTTTCTAACCAATTCGAATCATTCATAGCTTGATTCAAATTTATTGGTTCTGCTTCAGCCATCATCATCAATTGTTCTATTAAGTCACCATCTACATCAACTGTTTGATCTAGAAATCTCTTATATCCAGCTATCTTTGTCGACTCAGTTCTTTGTCTAGTCGATCTTCTAACATTTTGCTTAGGTGGTTCTTCATTTCGATTGGTTGTGACCCCCGTCTGTTGGTCTTCATAAAGTATAGGTGTGACTATTTCGTTCTCTTGTTGAACTGACCCTTGACTCTAATCTCACCATTTTCTTTCATCCACTAGAGCATCTCGATTGATCATAAGTTTATCATCATTTGGTGAATACAGGTTGCATGCACCAGTCAAATGATAACCTATGATCACcatagcttgactttgatcatcTAGTTTCTTCCTAAATTATTCAGGTACAAGCCTGAAGCACATTGATCCAAACACTTTAAGATAACTAACATTCGGCTTCACACCTGTCTAAGCCTCATAAGGAGTCCTCTCGGCCATCTTCTTGGTTGGACATCTATTTAGAATGTATATTGTTGTCGAAGCTGCTTCACCCTAAAATCTCTTTAGTATATCTTTAGCTTTCAACATACTCTTAGTCATGTTCAGTATACTTTAATTCTTCCTCTCAGATATGCCATTATGTTGTGGTGTATAGGGTTCAATGACCTCATGCTATATACCTTCCTCATTGCAAAATCTAGCAAATTCTTGAGAAGTGTATTCACCATCACCATCAGTTCTCAGTTTCTTTAAATTGCATCCACTTTGCTTCTCGACATGCAATTTGAACTTCTTGAATTGTGTGAATACCTCACTCTTCCTTTAA containing:
- the LOC127088222 gene encoding LOW QUALITY PROTEIN: uncharacterized protein LOC127088222 (The sequence of the model RefSeq protein was modified relative to this genomic sequence to represent the inferred CDS: deleted 2 bases in 1 codon) yields the protein MGNQKLETHHQFYNHHPKNTFLPMLCSKPSIKEVNLPRCRINPSSSCNDPLSPRIGCMGQVKRNNKIAGFPSSQYKLLNFNNKTISSSIISPVVKYSKLKKLFSGKNLISTPSVTSATTITKQRVIGNNSNIQKCVRNENVVVGIRIDEMDPPLPVIKRVNKMEEGSKGDNSLWKRRSGSSGVPLRSLQLQQIQVKSKDLYSTYNCLMRFIFT
- the LOC127080338 gene encoding secreted RxLR effector protein 161-like; amino-acid sequence: MSDLGNLSYFLGLDFKDTNEGVFLHQTKYAQDILKRFKMRNCNVVVTPLEIGAKLRKEINDDFLSATLYKQIIGSLRYLCNTKPYICQNVILLSIFMEKPQECHLTIIKRVLRYMKGMLDHGVLMPRNKKIDTNARIYGYTDSYLSGNQDENKSVAGYIFMIGGAPISWSSRKKNIVALSYCEAEYVDASHATCQTAWI